A part of Actinomycetota bacterium genomic DNA contains:
- the rpsB gene encoding 30S ribosomal protein S2 produces the protein MTVVSMKHLLEAGFHFGHQTRRWNPKMARYIFTERNGIYIIDLQQTLALIEVAYNFIRDLVGNGGTLLFVGTKKQAQEAIRENAQRCGMPYVVNRWLGGTLTNWVTIKQRIEKLRELEEMEASGEIEAMPKKEATRVRHQLAKLRRNLEGLRNMESLPDALFIIDPRKESIALMEARRLEIPVVAVVDTNCDPDLVDYVIPGNDDAIRAANLICKIISNAVLEGLQIREIMQASSGGKEEEGAYSSAVTAGPGGEDSPVEEGAAAE, from the coding sequence ATGACCGTCGTATCCATGAAGCATCTCCTGGAGGCCGGGTTCCACTTTGGGCATCAGACCCGCCGCTGGAATCCCAAGATGGCCCGGTACATCTTCACCGAACGCAACGGGATCTACATCATCGACCTGCAGCAAACCCTGGCCCTCATAGAGGTGGCCTATAACTTCATCCGGGACCTGGTGGGAAACGGGGGGACCCTCCTTTTCGTGGGCACCAAGAAACAGGCCCAGGAAGCCATTCGGGAGAACGCCCAACGCTGTGGAATGCCCTACGTGGTCAACCGCTGGCTGGGCGGGACCCTCACCAACTGGGTGACCATCAAGCAGCGTATCGAAAAATTGAGGGAACTCGAGGAGATGGAGGCCTCGGGAGAGATCGAGGCCATGCCCAAGAAGGAAGCCACGCGCGTCCGGCACCAGCTGGCCAAGCTGCGGCGCAACCTGGAAGGGTTGAGGAACATGGAGAGCCTGCCGGACGCCCTTTTCATAATCGATCCCCGCAAGGAGAGCATAGCCCTCATGGAGGCGCGCCGCCTGGAGATACCCGTGGTCGCAGTGGTGGACACCAACTGTGACCCCGACCTGGTGGATTACGTCATCCCCGGCAACGATGACGCCATCCGGGCGGCCAACCTGATTTGCAAGATCATCTCCAACGCGGTTCTGGAAGGCCTGCAGATACGGGAGATCATGCAGGCGAGCTCGGGTGGCAAGGAGGAAGAGGGCGCATATTCCTCCGCCGTCACCGCCGGACCTGGGGGGGAGGATTCCCCGGTGGAGGAGGGAGCGGCGGCCGAATGA
- the tsf gene encoding translation elongation factor Ts — protein MEINAAQVKALREKTGAGVMDCKKALQEAEGDMDRALRILREKGLAGAKKKAGRSAADGIIDAYIHLNNRVGVLLEVNCETDFVARNETFRSMVHDIAMHIAASAPLYVSAEDVPPEVLEQEKEIYRKRALQEGKPEKVVDKIVEGRLKKFYEEVCLLDQPFVKEPEITVGELVQRTIAAVGENIVVRRFVRYQLGETLSE, from the coding sequence ATGGAGATCAACGCCGCACAGGTGAAGGCCCTCAGGGAGAAGACCGGGGCCGGCGTAATGGATTGCAAGAAGGCCCTCCAGGAAGCGGAAGGGGATATGGATAGGGCCCTGCGCATCCTGAGGGAGAAGGGCCTGGCCGGTGCCAAGAAGAAGGCAGGCCGCAGCGCCGCGGACGGCATCATCGATGCCTACATACACCTGAACAATCGAGTCGGGGTGCTCCTGGAGGTGAACTGCGAGACCGATTTCGTGGCCCGCAACGAGACCTTCCGCTCCATGGTCCACGACATCGCCATGCACATCGCCGCCTCCGCACCCCTTTACGTGTCCGCCGAAGACGTACCCCCGGAGGTCCTGGAGCAGGAGAAGGAGATCTACCGCAAGCGCGCCCTCCAGGAGGGGAAGCCGGAGAAGGTGGTGGACAAGATCGTGGAGGGCAGGCTGAAGAAGTTCTACGAGGAGGTCTGCCTCCTGGACCAGCCTTTCGTAAAGGAGCCGGAGATCACCGTAGGCGAGCTGGTGCAGCGCACCATAGCCGCAGTGGGCGAGAACATCGTGGTGCGCCGGTTCGTCCGCTACCAGCTGGGTGAGACCCTCTCCGAATGA
- the pyrH gene encoding UMP kinase, giving the protein MNAEGEEKARPRYKRVLIKLSGEAFMGSKEYGIDPDTVNAIADELAEVHRLGVQLAIVVGGGNIFRGVAASAKGMDRAAADYVGMLATVMNSLALQDALEKRGVFTRVQSAIEMQAVAEPYIRRRAIRHLEKGRIVIFAAGTGNPYFTTDTTAALRALEIGAEAILKATMVDGVYDSDPLQNPEAVMYSSLNYIEVLQQGLKVMDATAVSLCMDNSLPIVVFNMTVPGNIKKVLFGEKIGTIVSSEKEEGR; this is encoded by the coding sequence ATGAACGCCGAAGGGGAGGAAAAAGCCCGGCCCCGCTACAAGCGGGTGCTCATCAAGCTCAGCGGCGAGGCCTTCATGGGCAGCAAGGAATATGGGATAGACCCGGACACGGTGAACGCCATCGCCGACGAGCTTGCGGAGGTTCACCGCCTGGGGGTCCAGCTAGCCATCGTGGTCGGCGGCGGGAACATCTTCCGAGGGGTGGCGGCCAGCGCCAAGGGGATGGACCGGGCCGCTGCGGATTACGTGGGCATGCTGGCCACGGTTATGAACTCCCTGGCCCTGCAGGATGCCCTGGAGAAAAGGGGGGTATTCACTCGGGTGCAGTCGGCCATCGAGATGCAGGCGGTGGCCGAGCCCTACATACGTCGGCGGGCCATACGCCACCTGGAAAAGGGCAGGATAGTAATCTTCGCCGCCGGGACCGGGAACCCCTATTTCACCACCGATACCACCGCCGCCCTGAGGGCCCTGGAGATCGGGGCGGAGGCCATCCTCAAGGCCACCATGGTGGACGGGGTTTACGATTCCGATCCACTCCAGAACCCTGAAGCGGTGATGTACAGCTCGCTCAATTATATCGAGGTTCTCCAGCAGGGCCTCAAGGTCATGGACGCCACCGCGGTATCCCTGTGCATGGACAACAGCCTGCCCATAGTGGTCTTCAACATGACCGTACCCGGCAACATCAAGAAGGTGCTTTTCGGGGAGAAGATCGGGACCATCGTGTCTTCGGAGAAGGAGGAGGGAAGGTAA
- the frr gene encoding ribosome recycling factor, which yields MVEDVLRDAERRMKKAVEHVRDDFAAIRTGRASASLLNRVYVNYYGQQTPLNQIASIAVPEPSLLVISPYDKSVINEIEKAILASDLGLNPVNDGNVIRLPIPKLTEERRKELTRMVRARAEEGRVAIRNIRRDAIEDLRAFEKEGEITKDDLHRGQEEVQKLTDRYIAETDEMLKVKEKELMEV from the coding sequence GTGGTCGAGGACGTGTTGAGGGACGCGGAGAGAAGGATGAAGAAGGCGGTGGAGCACGTCCGCGACGATTTCGCGGCTATCCGGACCGGAAGGGCCAGTGCCTCGCTCCTCAACCGGGTTTACGTGAACTATTACGGGCAGCAGACCCCGCTCAACCAGATAGCTTCCATCGCCGTTCCCGAACCGAGCCTGCTGGTTATCTCCCCCTACGACAAGAGCGTCATAAACGAGATCGAGAAGGCCATCCTGGCCTCGGACCTGGGGTTGAACCCGGTGAACGACGGGAACGTCATCCGCCTGCCCATTCCCAAGTTGACCGAGGAAAGGCGCAAGGAGCTCACCCGCATGGTGCGCGCGAGGGCCGAGGAGGGCAGGGTGGCCATCCGCAACATCAGACGGGACGCCATCGAGGACCTGCGGGCCTTCGAAAAGGAGGGGGAGATCACCAAGGATGACCTCCACCGCGGACAGGAAGAGGTCCAGAAGCTCACCGACCGCTACATAGCCGAGACGGACGAGATGCTCAAGGTAAAGGAAAAGGAGCTCATGGAGGTCTGA
- a CDS encoding phosphatidate cytidylyltransferase, which yields MAVGGREGAAPTGKPLRERFADLAARVVSAVILVLVVVILLWWGEIPFTVGITLLVAGGLWELYSTYRRHGYRPAGWLSLAAGCSFPVMAYFLQRGENADLTPMVAALALYMPLVLAWCLFGPHSESPTTDVAVSLLGVVLVGFCLSHFVLMLHFDTVSWTAPFAVIVMVWIYDAVAYFAGSAFGKHKLAPRISPGKSWEGTLAGSAGAFIAAYVLHLTLNRDWLTLGVSMELAALVCVFGPLGDLSESMVKRELEIKDMSSLIPGHGGIMDRFDSMFLTAAVSYYFLRYLIL from the coding sequence TTGGCGGTAGGGGGCAGGGAAGGGGCCGCGCCGACCGGGAAACCCCTCCGGGAGCGCTTCGCCGACCTGGCGGCACGGGTGGTGAGCGCGGTCATCCTGGTCCTGGTGGTGGTCATCCTCCTATGGTGGGGAGAGATACCCTTCACCGTGGGGATCACCCTGCTCGTGGCGGGCGGTCTCTGGGAGCTCTATTCCACCTACCGCCGCCACGGATACCGCCCCGCCGGATGGCTTTCACTGGCCGCCGGCTGTTCCTTTCCGGTGATGGCCTATTTCCTGCAGAGGGGGGAGAACGCCGATCTGACCCCCATGGTCGCGGCGCTGGCCCTCTACATGCCCCTCGTCCTTGCCTGGTGTCTCTTCGGGCCGCATTCCGAGTCCCCCACCACCGACGTCGCCGTCTCCCTTCTGGGAGTGGTGCTGGTGGGGTTCTGTCTCTCCCACTTCGTGCTCATGCTCCATTTCGACACGGTGAGCTGGACGGCCCCCTTTGCGGTCATCGTCATGGTCTGGATATACGATGCGGTGGCCTATTTCGCCGGCTCGGCCTTCGGTAAGCATAAGCTGGCGCCGCGCATAAGCCCGGGCAAGAGCTGGGAGGGGACCCTGGCGGGGTCGGCGGGTGCCTTCATCGCCGCCTACGTCCTCCACCTCACCCTCAACCGTGATTGGCTCACCCTGGGGGTTAGCATGGAGCTCGCCGCCCTGGTGTGCGTATTCGGGCCCCTGGGCGACCTATCCGAGTCCATGGTCAAAAGGGAGTTGGAGATAAAGGACATGAGTTCCCTCATCCCCGGGCACGGGGGGATCATGGACCGCTTCGACAGCATGTTCCTCACCGCCGCCGTCTCCTACTACTTCCTCCGCTACCTCATCCTCTAA
- a CDS encoding SDR family NAD(P)-dependent oxidoreductase gives MNNAGVVNSSPFLEKPGESIQRTVAVNLLALFWTMKAFLPDMVSRRAGHVVNMVSSGGLSSVPHLVDNCAAKFAVVGLTESLRQESKLRGLRDIRFTYVCPNTVATGRSPALMTWLMFVPSADMAATAPPALIMFIWKRKAGSGAWPSWAPLAP, from the coding sequence GTGAACAATGCCGGGGTGGTCAATTCCAGTCCTTTCCTGGAAAAACCCGGCGAATCCATCCAGCGCACCGTGGCCGTGAACCTGCTGGCCCTCTTCTGGACCATGAAGGCTTTCCTTCCGGACATGGTATCCAGGCGTGCCGGCCACGTGGTGAACATGGTCTCGTCCGGGGGCTTGTCGAGCGTTCCCCATTTAGTGGATAACTGCGCCGCCAAGTTCGCGGTAGTGGGGCTGACAGAGTCTTTGCGGCAGGAGTCCAAGTTGAGAGGCCTCCGGGACATAAGGTTCACCTACGTGTGTCCCAACACCGTGGCCACGGGCCGCTCTCCGGCGCTAATGACGTGGCTCATGTTCGTGCCAAGCGCGGACATGGCCGCTACCGCCCCTCCAGCCCTTATAATGTTCATATGGAAAAGGAAAGCGGGAAGCGGGGCGTGGCCATCTTGGGCTCCACTGGCTCCATAG
- a CDS encoding 1-deoxy-D-xylulose-5-phosphate reductoisomerase yields MEKESGKRGVAILGSTGSIGTQALEVVEAHPERLRVVALTAHRNHRLLEEQARLFHPLMVGMVDEAAAGELRRRLEGTGIRVSAGAECLLEAAVHPEVEVVLNAVVGSAGLPPTLAALGAGKRLALANKESMVAGGELVLQALREGGEIVPVDSEHGAVFHCLRGEEMRFVEGVVLTASGGPFRGRRRDELASVTVREALAHPTWSMGRKITVDSATLMNKGLEVIEAHFLFGLPYSRIKVVIHPQSVIHSLVEFVDGSFAAQLSLPDMRLPISLALSYPERWGPPFTRTVLPKLEKLTFEEVDRETFACLDLAYRAGEAGGTAPAVLNAANEVAVEAFLQGRLPFLGIEEVIARVLDKHRPHPVRTLQDVQEAEGWAREEAEEAVSEAGGRRRPVNE; encoded by the coding sequence ATGGAAAAGGAAAGCGGGAAGCGGGGCGTGGCCATCTTGGGCTCCACTGGCTCCATAGGCACCCAGGCCCTCGAGGTGGTGGAGGCCCACCCCGAGCGCCTGCGCGTGGTGGCTCTCACCGCACACCGCAACCACCGCCTTCTGGAGGAGCAGGCGCGGCTTTTTCACCCCCTTATGGTGGGCATGGTGGACGAGGCGGCGGCGGGAGAGCTGCGGCGGCGCCTTGAGGGAACGGGCATCAGGGTGAGCGCGGGAGCGGAGTGCCTCCTGGAGGCGGCCGTCCATCCCGAGGTGGAGGTGGTCCTCAACGCGGTGGTTGGATCGGCGGGACTCCCTCCCACCCTGGCCGCCCTGGGAGCGGGAAAACGCCTGGCCCTGGCCAACAAGGAGAGCATGGTCGCCGGGGGGGAACTGGTCCTGCAGGCGCTGCGGGAAGGAGGGGAGATCGTGCCCGTGGACTCCGAGCACGGGGCGGTCTTCCACTGCCTGCGCGGGGAGGAAATGCGGTTCGTGGAGGGCGTCGTACTCACCGCCTCGGGGGGGCCCTTCCGCGGTCGCCGGCGGGATGAGCTGGCATCGGTCACGGTGCGCGAAGCGCTCGCTCATCCCACCTGGAGCATGGGGCGCAAGATAACCGTGGACTCGGCGACCCTGATGAACAAGGGGCTGGAGGTCATCGAGGCCCACTTCCTTTTCGGGCTGCCCTATTCGAGGATCAAGGTGGTCATTCATCCCCAGAGCGTGATCCACTCGCTGGTGGAGTTCGTGGACGGCTCTTTCGCGGCCCAGTTGAGCCTCCCGGACATGCGCCTGCCCATATCCCTGGCCCTTTCCTACCCGGAGAGATGGGGTCCGCCCTTCACCAGGACGGTGCTGCCCAAACTGGAAAAACTTACCTTCGAGGAAGTGGACCGGGAGACCTTCGCCTGCCTGGACCTGGCTTACCGGGCCGGGGAAGCGGGGGGAACGGCCCCCGCGGTTCTCAACGCGGCCAACGAGGTGGCGGTGGAGGCTTTTCTCCAGGGAAGACTTCCCTTTCTAGGCATCGAGGAGGTTATCGCGAGGGTCCTGGACAAGCACCGCCCCCACCCGGTGCGCACCCTGCAGGACGTGCAGGAGGCAGAAGGATGGGCCCGCGAGGAAGCGGAGGAAGCCGTAAGCGAGGCGGGAGGAAGAAGGAGACCCGTAAACGAATAA
- a CDS encoding site-2 protease family protein, whose amino-acid sequence MVSGVLYVLGALGVVFFLVLTHELGHFLAARAVGVRATEFFVGFGPRIWSTRKGGTEYGIKWILVGGYVKILGMNPEEEVSPEDWPHSYKGVSRWRRFWIIISGSLAHVFLALLIAFLVIWLMGIPVLTSTIGSVGEYIEETGEETPAHRAGLEPGDTIVSMGGRETRDWEEVRDFIAAHPGQEVEVVVLREGQPLTLTVRLAELPGGRGFLGISPSVGERHYSFAASLGETGRWLLTYSGGVFYSIYRVFNLSTFKQLLGISRPTEDRPMTVVGITRVAGELAGEGMYYFFNFIAFILLFLAYINLLPLPPLDGGHILILLVEKITGKEVDLRKLYPVAAAVLAFFAVLFLLTLRLDITNPISLP is encoded by the coding sequence GTGGTGAGCGGGGTCCTCTACGTCCTGGGAGCCCTGGGGGTGGTTTTCTTCCTGGTTCTCACCCACGAATTGGGGCATTTCCTGGCCGCCCGCGCGGTGGGCGTGAGGGCCACGGAGTTTTTCGTCGGTTTCGGCCCCCGCATCTGGAGCACCCGGAAGGGAGGCACGGAATACGGGATAAAGTGGATCCTGGTGGGCGGCTACGTGAAGATACTGGGGATGAATCCGGAGGAGGAGGTGAGTCCCGAGGACTGGCCCCATTCCTACAAGGGGGTGTCCCGGTGGCGGCGCTTCTGGATCATCATCTCCGGCTCCCTGGCCCACGTGTTCCTGGCCCTGCTGATCGCCTTCCTGGTCATCTGGCTCATGGGGATCCCGGTGCTCACCAGCACCATCGGGTCCGTAGGGGAGTACATAGAGGAGACCGGGGAGGAGACCCCCGCCCACCGGGCGGGCCTGGAGCCCGGGGACACCATCGTTTCCATGGGAGGTCGGGAAACGCGCGACTGGGAGGAGGTGCGCGATTTCATCGCCGCCCATCCCGGGCAGGAGGTGGAGGTGGTCGTCCTGCGGGAGGGGCAGCCCCTCACCCTTACCGTCAGGCTGGCCGAGCTGCCCGGGGGGCGGGGATTTCTGGGCATAAGCCCCTCAGTCGGCGAAAGGCATTATTCCTTCGCCGCCTCCCTGGGCGAGACCGGGAGGTGGCTCCTCACCTACTCGGGTGGCGTCTTCTACAGCATCTACCGGGTTTTCAACCTCTCCACCTTCAAGCAGTTACTGGGTATCTCCAGGCCCACCGAGGACCGGCCCATGACCGTGGTGGGCATCACCAGGGTGGCCGGGGAACTGGCCGGCGAGGGGATGTATTACTTCTTCAACTTCATCGCCTTCATCCTGCTATTCCTGGCCTACATCAACCTCCTGCCCCTGCCACCCCTGGACGGAGGACACATCCTGATCCTCCTGGTGGAAAAAATTACCGGCAAGGAAGTGGACCTGCGGAAGCTCTACCCCGTGGCCGCCGCGGTGCTGGCCTTTTTCGCCGTCCTCTTCCTGCTCACCCTGCGCCTGGACATCACCAACCCCATTTCCCTGCCATGA
- the ispG gene encoding flavodoxin-dependent (E)-4-hydroxy-3-methylbut-2-enyl-diphosphate synthase has translation MRKLTRRVMIGDVPVGGGAPVTVQSMTNTPTEDAEATLGQIFRLHEAGCQIVRVAVPALKGERRDLLRESLRMITERSPIPVIADVHFDHRLALLALEAGVHGLRINPGNIGGEEKVREVARAAGRKGVPIRVGVNAGSLPRDILARHGHPTPEALVESALREIAVLERHGFYDIKVSVKASSVPLTIAAYRMLSKAVDYPLHLGVSEAGPPWSGTIRSAVGIGALLAEGIGDTIRVSLAGDPVEEVRVGLAILKALELSRRGPDIVACPTCARCRIDVAGIAGELERRLQDMRASLRIAVMGCSVNGPGEAREADLGIAGGRDRGLLFRKGEPVGWYPKEELLEVLLQEARRMEREMEKETRRVSLEDGQEGKDEEPGEDRA, from the coding sequence GTGCGCAAACTGACCCGGCGCGTGATGATCGGGGACGTCCCGGTGGGAGGAGGGGCCCCGGTCACCGTGCAGTCCATGACCAATACCCCAACGGAGGACGCCGAGGCCACCCTGGGGCAGATTTTCCGGCTGCACGAGGCGGGTTGCCAGATCGTCCGCGTGGCCGTGCCCGCCCTCAAGGGGGAAAGGAGGGACCTCCTCCGGGAGTCCCTGCGGATGATAACGGAGCGATCCCCCATCCCGGTGATTGCCGATGTCCACTTCGACCACCGCCTGGCCCTTCTGGCCCTCGAGGCGGGAGTGCACGGGCTGCGCATCAATCCCGGGAACATCGGAGGCGAGGAGAAGGTCCGGGAGGTGGCCCGGGCAGCGGGAAGAAAGGGGGTTCCCATCCGGGTGGGGGTGAACGCCGGCTCCCTGCCCCGCGACATCCTGGCCCGGCACGGGCACCCTACGCCCGAGGCGCTGGTGGAAAGCGCCCTGAGGGAGATTGCGGTCCTGGAAAGGCACGGGTTTTATGATATAAAAGTGTCCGTGAAAGCCTCCTCGGTCCCGCTGACCATCGCGGCCTACCGCATGCTCTCAAAGGCGGTGGACTACCCGCTGCACCTGGGGGTGAGCGAGGCGGGTCCCCCGTGGTCGGGCACCATACGCTCGGCGGTGGGAATCGGTGCCCTCCTGGCGGAGGGTATCGGGGATACTATCCGGGTCTCCCTGGCCGGCGACCCGGTGGAGGAGGTGAGGGTGGGCCTGGCCATCCTCAAGGCCCTGGAGCTGTCCCGTCGCGGCCCGGACATCGTGGCCTGCCCCACCTGCGCCAGGTGCCGCATCGACGTGGCCGGAATCGCGGGAGAGCTGGAGAGGAGGCTCCAGGACATGCGCGCCTCCCTGCGCATCGCGGTAATGGGCTGCTCGGTCAACGGGCCGGGGGAGGCCCGGGAGGCAGACCTGGGCATCGCCGGCGGTCGTGACAGGGGGCTTCTCTTTCGAAAGGGAGAGCCGGTGGGGTGGTATCCCAAGGAGGAGCTCCTGGAAGTCCTGCTGCAGGAAGCCCGGAGAATGGAAAGGGAAATGGAGAAGGAAACGCGCCGCGTTTCCTTGGAGGACGGGCAGGAAGGAAAAGACGAGGAACCAGGCGAGGACAGGGCATGA
- a CDS encoding proline--tRNA ligase — protein sequence MRQSRTFIPTLRESPADAEIASHRLLVRAGYLRKVASGIYEFLPLGARVVQRISRIIREEMNAAGAQEVILPIMQPRELWEESGRWAKYGPEMMRLKDRAGRDFGLGPTHEEVITDLVRSNVSSWRDLPLNLYQIGTKFRDEVRPRFGLLRAREFLMKDAYSFDRDEEGMRISYRTMYEAYGRIFTRCGCTWRAVEAATGLIGGDVSHEFMVPAEVGEDHIVLCDSCSYSANVELASYRRTKPPEGDGKPMERVSTPGRRTIEEVSGYLGLEPRRMIKCLMYLVEGRPVAVLVPGDREANEVKLARVLGTDEFRLFNEADWRGHPGYLQGFVGPVGLDAAEVIADESLRGAGGLACGANEADYHLVNVEEGRDFRADRFADVTSARTGDPCPRCGEPMRVEAGIEVGQVFQLGLKYSEAMRCYYHDEKGEARPMYMGCYGIGVTRLMAAVVEQHHDERGIIWPLSVAPAFLHILALDYQREGRRKAAEDLYRDCLRRGWDVLLDDREESAGVKFADADLLGIPFRAVIGRGYDEDGTLELQERATGQRARLSPEDLFRRLEEARESFRDLAERGDL from the coding sequence ATGAGACAGTCACGTACCTTCATCCCTACCCTTCGGGAAAGCCCGGCGGACGCGGAGATAGCCAGCCACCGGCTGCTGGTGCGGGCGGGTTACCTGCGCAAGGTGGCCTCTGGTATCTACGAGTTTCTACCTCTGGGAGCCAGGGTGGTACAGCGCATCAGCCGGATCATCCGGGAGGAGATGAACGCCGCCGGCGCCCAGGAGGTGATCCTGCCCATCATGCAGCCCCGCGAGCTCTGGGAGGAGAGCGGGAGGTGGGCCAAGTATGGTCCGGAGATGATGCGTCTCAAGGACCGTGCCGGGCGAGATTTCGGCCTGGGGCCCACCCACGAGGAGGTGATCACCGACCTGGTGCGCTCCAACGTCTCCTCTTGGCGGGACCTCCCCCTCAACCTCTACCAGATAGGGACCAAGTTCCGGGACGAGGTGCGGCCGCGGTTCGGCCTGCTGCGGGCCAGGGAATTCCTCATGAAGGACGCTTACAGCTTCGATCGCGACGAGGAGGGTATGCGTATTTCCTATCGCACCATGTACGAGGCCTATGGGCGCATCTTCACCCGCTGTGGATGTACCTGGAGGGCAGTGGAGGCGGCCACCGGGCTCATAGGGGGCGACGTCTCCCACGAGTTCATGGTCCCCGCCGAGGTGGGGGAGGACCACATCGTCCTCTGCGATTCCTGTTCCTACTCCGCCAACGTGGAGCTGGCCAGCTACCGGAGGACCAAGCCCCCGGAGGGGGACGGGAAGCCGATGGAAAGAGTTTCCACCCCCGGACGGCGCACCATAGAGGAGGTCAGCGGCTACCTGGGGCTGGAGCCGCGGCGCATGATAAAGTGCCTCATGTACCTGGTGGAGGGCAGGCCCGTGGCCGTGCTGGTCCCGGGGGACAGGGAGGCCAACGAGGTCAAGCTGGCCCGGGTGCTGGGCACCGACGAATTTCGCCTCTTCAACGAGGCGGACTGGAGGGGGCATCCGGGTTACCTTCAGGGCTTCGTGGGGCCCGTGGGACTGGATGCGGCGGAGGTGATCGCCGACGAGTCCCTGCGGGGAGCGGGAGGCCTGGCCTGCGGGGCCAACGAGGCGGATTATCACCTGGTAAACGTGGAGGAGGGACGCGATTTCCGGGCCGACCGCTTCGCCGACGTGACCTCGGCGCGGACGGGCGACCCCTGCCCCCGCTGCGGGGAGCCCATGCGGGTGGAGGCGGGCATAGAGGTGGGACAGGTCTTCCAGCTGGGCCTCAAGTACTCGGAGGCCATGCGCTGCTATTACCACGACGAGAAAGGGGAGGCCCGGCCCATGTACATGGGCTGCTACGGTATCGGGGTCACCCGCCTCATGGCCGCGGTGGTGGAGCAGCACCACGACGAGCGGGGGATAATCTGGCCCCTCTCCGTGGCACCCGCCTTCCTGCACATCCTGGCCTTGGACTACCAGCGGGAGGGGAGGAGGAAAGCCGCCGAGGACCTCTACCGCGATTGCTTGAGGAGGGGCTGGGATGTCCTGCTTGACGACCGCGAGGAGAGCGCCGGCGTTAAATTCGCCGACGCCGACCTCTTGGGCATCCCCTTCCGGGCGGTGATCGGCAGGGGATACGACGAGGACGGGACCCTGGAGCTTCAGGAGAGGGCCACCGGCCAGCGGGCGCGGTTGAGTCCGGAGGACCTGTTCCGCCGCCTGGAGGAGGCACGGGAGAGCTTCCGGGACCTCGCCGAGCGTGGGGACCTTTAG
- a CDS encoding cupin domain-containing protein — protein sequence MERFVVHEDGLEWVPADFPRAQMKVLYMDPRGGGQILLVRFEPHCEMPQHAHAASDEAAYVLEGELRQPLPEGGEETFRKGHFVFLPAGMRHGPFLAGEEGCTIISVFYGPLR from the coding sequence ATGGAAAGGTTCGTGGTACACGAGGACGGGCTGGAGTGGGTGCCCGCCGATTTCCCCCGCGCCCAGATGAAGGTCCTGTACATGGATCCCCGGGGCGGGGGACAGATACTGCTGGTCCGCTTCGAACCCCACTGCGAGATGCCCCAGCACGCCCACGCCGCCTCCGACGAGGCGGCCTACGTGCTGGAAGGCGAGCTGCGGCAACCGCTTCCGGAGGGCGGGGAGGAGACATTCCGCAAGGGACATTTCGTCTTCCTGCCGGCCGGAATGAGACACGGCCCTTTCCTTGCCGGGGAGGAGGGCTGCACCATCATCAGCGTCTTCTACGGACCCCTGCGTTGA
- a CDS encoding CDP-alcohol phosphatidyltransferase family protein, producing the protein MGRSWSVDAGLRRFSSAVFHPLGWILGHLLSPNLLTTFSVLTSAAVGYFFARGRFFLGAWLMFLAGLFDIWDGQVAKLTGRVTTFGSFYDSTADRVADFLYSLGALYYFTVERIFDVAFMVVGYMVLSSLISYVKARAEGLGISCGVGLLARPLRMVLFGIPLFVYGFTGNLWTFRGSLYLVLALGLETLVHRVVVVYRGAREKDKENPPSTGRA; encoded by the coding sequence ATGGGCAGATCCTGGAGCGTGGATGCCGGGTTGAGAAGATTTTCCAGCGCCGTCTTCCATCCCCTGGGATGGATACTGGGGCACCTCCTCAGCCCCAACCTTCTCACCACCTTTTCGGTGCTCACCTCGGCGGCGGTTGGTTATTTCTTCGCCCGGGGACGCTTTTTCCTGGGGGCCTGGCTGATGTTTTTAGCCGGCCTCTTCGACATCTGGGACGGGCAGGTGGCCAAGCTGACCGGGCGAGTCACCACCTTCGGATCCTTCTACGATTCCACCGCCGACCGGGTGGCCGATTTCCTGTACTCGCTGGGAGCCCTGTACTACTTCACCGTAGAGCGCATCTTCGACGTGGCCTTCATGGTGGTCGGCTACATGGTCCTTTCCTCCCTGATCAGCTACGTGAAAGCCAGGGCGGAGGGCCTGGGCATATCCTGCGGGGTGGGACTTCTGGCCAGGCCGCTGCGCATGGTGCTGTTCGGCATTCCCCTCTTCGTCTACGGGTTCACCGGAAACCTGTGGACCTTCCGGGGTTCCCTGTACCTGGTCCTGGCCCTGGGCCTGGAAACCCTGGTGCACCGCGTGGTGGTCGTCTACCGGGGGGCCCGGGAAAAGGACAAGGAAAATCCGCCGTCCACCGGGCGGGCATGA